The stretch of DNA TATAAATGAGCATGTGGGTTCTGTCACATGGGATAACAGAGctaacaaaaatattcatggGAAAATAAACGCAGGCAAGATTCTTACACgaacaagaacaaaacagcGTGGTTTACCTTCCATGCATCcatcttccttccctgctgacTGGAAGGCCAGGGGTGGGCAGACCTTTCAGTCCTGTTTCAAGAATAGATATTAACCATGTATGCCTTCAAGACATACTTAAGGTAAGTTTTTCAACCTAACTCTGGCTACTGCCCCAGAGCCACCAACCCCTGGCTCCCCCACAGTCACTGCATGCTCTCAACTGGAGTCTGGTGCCAGAGTAAGCAGTGGTGAATTTTGGTAATGCAAGTACTGTCTTTGTGAACAGGACATGAAGTTGGGGCTGCAGGCAAGGCATGCTGAGTATTTGCTGATGAAAGGAGCTAGGtagcttttaaaagaagcaCTTGGAATAAAATAGTAGGAACACAGTCACATTTTTAGGAAAGAACTAAGGTGTATAACAAAGTAGCAGAGTAGGCATACACATTACTGTCTCCAGAAGCAGGCCCCGGGTGGACCAGGTGCTGGCTTGGCGACCCTCTGTTGACCGCCCTAGTAGAATGATGAACCTCTTCTTCAAGCCACTACCTCATGAGAACAAGGATAATTGAAGCAAAGAGAGTCAGATTTTGAAAGAGTTTCAAAAATCAATCCACGTTGACTTTCAACAAGAGACTAATACAGATAAATGTCTgaacagcaaaaacatttgtgtttgtgtCTCTGTACTGAAGCATGTTTTGGTTCACCTCAGAGTCATGCAGGGAACCCAGAATTAGGCCCAATACTTGCATATAATTCTTTACAGCCCTGTCTCTCTCCTACTACCTTCTCTTTCATCTGGCCCTGTAGCTGCACAGTGGAGTCCACTGCCCAGGGTTCGTCTTCTGTTGTGACAAAACCAAGGTTCAAAGAAAGCCTCTGAATGTAGTACTGTTTCTGAACTGCTGGCAAGTTcatttgtgggggaaaaaatccaagtTACACGTTAATTAcctcttctgctctgctttacTTAGTACCATGTTGAAGCAGGTGCCCAAGCTCCATGATCAAAAATCTAAAGCCCCAGTGCAGGCCATAACACTCTTCAGGAGATGCCTTAGCACTTGTGTCACTAGCTGGCAATAAGCTAGGAAAGTGTGTCTGGTAGTACAGCTGCTCATGGCCATGGACCTCTACTCTTCAAAGTGTGTTTGCAGATGGCTATTATGCATGTTTGGGAAGAACAAACATTAAAGGCAGCCGGCCCTGCGAGCACTGACTTCTACCTTCTCTGCATGGCTACATCAGCATTTATCTGTGTCCTCAGACAGGGTTTTCTTTATCCATGTAATGCTTAACAGAAGTGTAAATGTTTAATGCTGCTCACCTCTATGACTAAAGAAGTACCCAGAACCACCAACAGCCTGACTGTCTTGGACCACCCTGAGCACCTGtctctttttccctgaaagaCTGCATTTGTGTCATCGGGCATTCTGGCCTATACATTCATTCAATTTAAATGCAGAGTTTTTGTGgctggcaaaaaaagaaaacaggctaCTTCATCAAGCCTCACCTGACCTTCACAAGTACTCCAAGGGACAGCAGCAACTGGTACTctagtaagaaaaaatatgaattcaaaataaaaatacttaacaGAAAACTTTTTCCATGTCTAAAGGAAGCATGCAGAGTTAAGCTgtattctgaaattaaaaaaaaaaaagaaaaaaaagtgttgagTCTGTAAACACCATGTGGGGAACCTATCTGCATGACCAAGGCCATGGATCCCAGTAGGCAAAGAATTAcctctgaaagcagcacagctgaggacTGGGAAGAGTTGTGCTTACACTGTTTTACATACGTATCTCCTTGGTTCTCCAGGATCGAGGGGATTGTGCTGTCGCTTGCTGAGCAGACAGTAACAAGTCCTGCAAAGTGCAGCAGAGGCGTAGAGGGACTCAGCAGGCATTCTCCTGGCTGGCCAATCAAACCATGCATCTGAACAGTTCATCCATTTGTGAATGGTAGTAAACCTGCTTCACAGCACTTATCTTCCTTTGGAAGATTCCTGGGAAATACATCTTTATAAGAAGGATGAGACTTACTGTTTGGGACTGCCTTGATTTATTAAGGTTAATATTTCTGGGCTACTCTCTTCCATCATTTGCTATTGTTTGATGTATTTGAGACTTGGTTGCTATTCATACACACTGCAGCAGTTGCTGTTGTAGTTGTTCAGTATTGTCTTTGGGTACTTGCAGTGATGGCAGATATTTTATACAGCTTTTTCAAGTGCTAAAGTCTACATTAAGTACTTTTCAGATCTTGATAGGTTAGGCAGTACTTAACAGAGATACAGAAAGAGTAATTTCATTGTGAGGAGACTATTTAATAAATTGTCACAAAGCTAAAATTCACCATTCCTACATGACTGAATGAGGTACCCTCTTTATTTATGAGGCCAAGAGGACTCGTTGGCTTCTGAGTAGTGACCAGTGGGGTTTCTACTGTGTGGAAATAATAGATGAGGTGTTGATACATAAGTGGAGTCCAGTAAGGTGGGTAGCATGACTGAGGACAGGTGGTGCTCCTTGTAGCTCCCTCACCCTGGCCTTTGGAGCTTAGTGCTGGGCAAAATTGTCTCTCCAGATGAACAGTTATATCTGTCTCAGGTAGCACCTAGGGCAGAGTAGCTGCTCTTGACACCAAAATATCATTTCcaataaatatttgcttagGAGTTGCATACCCTTTGGGATGTAACACTCTGCTCTACCGACTAGCTGGGCCCTGTGGTCTTTGCCTCTCTGGAGTGAAGAGATGTGGACATATGCATACAAGGTCCAAAAACACTGGCTTCATTAGCATTCAGCTTTGTGCCTCTAGGTAATATGTATCTGAAGCCATGTAATGtttaacagaggaaaacagcagtATGAGTAAAGCAGCAACAAACAGCACAGCCCATTGAGAGCAAGAGCCTTCTGAATGTAAAGTAAGTACCCAGTTATTTTTACCCTAATGATTTTGACCCAGCTGTATGCTATTTGGCTAAGTGAGTCATAAAGCACATCTGCTTTCCAGGGTGAAACTTAGTTTCTAAATGCTCAAATGACAGCTGAACTTAATTTCAAGAAATATTGAATAGCAAAATCTGGGGATTCATTATATCAGCTCCATAGAGTATAACTCTGCACTGAATATTTATACCAAATAGCTCTAGAAGAAATCTAGAAGAAATCTGCTTCAATAACAGAAGTATTCTGACTTCTCAACTGTCAATTTTATCTACCATTACTAATTTTCCCTAAAGCTTACAACTACGATACCAAAACTGAAGTGAATGAGTAAATGTCTTGCTTACACTAAGATAGTCCAGACAGAATTCACAAACTGATTTTGCTATGCCAAAGTCCTCTGTAAATTACAATTTACCAGAtcacacagagcaaagcagcagaagcacaagCTGGCTCCCTTTCACCCAAACCTTAGTGATCAGAGTGCTGTCACAGGGTGGAGAAAATCCCAGTAAACATctcatctgctctgctgaacCCATATCTTTGAGTGCCTTTACCACTGATTGGAGGTGAACACCTAACTCATGCTATTCTGCCTGAAGCTGTTCTGTTTCAGATAGGACATTAGATGAAGGCTATTTGGAGCTCTTTTAGTCTCTAGTACCatctttttaatggaaataactCTTAACTGTTTTTTGACAACTAAAGCATCTTAGCACACCACAAATCACCCCAGCATGTTCTTGGTCTAACTGgtaaaagagaaagcagcaaacaaacaaagaaaaaagaaatgttcacaGTCACTTCAAATGTCCAAGATGCACTGATCCAGTCTTGCTGCTGAGCACTACTCTGGCCTTAGGCATATTTACCTTACAAAAGGATACTTTTTTGCTAATATGAAATTTGGAAAGACAGGAGAGACCAAGTCCACACCAATGGTCTCACCTCCCCATAACAAGATGTGGTATACACAGAAGAAGGAACCCTGGAAGACAAGTGACACATAAGTggtcatttaaaataaacatattcTAATCTAATCAGGTattgaagcagaaaaattttaCTAGCCCTTATGATCAGTCACTTTGTATGTTAAAATGAGTCAGGAGTAAAAGAAATAGCATTTTTGATTGCTGCAATCTCgtattgttttcctttgataCGGCACTGTCACTTAATATAAACCTCATTCAAACCCTAACAGCATAATAATCCTAGGAATTCTTAAGAGATAAACATAAAATCATTAATCAGAATGCTTCTGATGTGTTgctttgccattaaaaaaaaaaggtaccttttcatttcttctctcccttggactcttatttttctttaagacaCACGTTTCTTTCCCTGCTAACAAGGAACTTCTGTAGGTGGAGTAAAGCAGAACTGAAGTAGGCAGCAATGGATAGGAATTACAGGTAAACTCAGAAGcacaaggatttaaaaaaaacttccaTAGCAAAGGAGGAGGTCAGGAGATAACAGTGATTACCACTTGAAGGCAGTAGCAGACAGAAGTAAACGATGAGATACAGCTGACCTCCAGCATCCAAGACCTTTTGTTCTTTGTCCACACAGTAGCTGTGAAGAATGATGAGGGCCACCCTTCTGCTGTGCTTGCTGGTGGCCATGCTTCACCTCAATGCCCACAGCCTGACACAGACTGACCACCACGCTGCCCAGCCCGAGGCAACTGACCCCCAGGAGCAGCATTCCCATGAGAGAGATCCTCTTAAGTCCTGCCAAAGGATAGTCCCCAGCAATACAGACTTTGCCTTTCAGTTTTACAGGCAAGCAAATACCCAAGAAGCTGgcaagaacattttcttttccccagtcagcatctctgctgcctttgcccTTCTGGCCCTGGGCTCCCGAGGCACTAGCCAGGCTCAGGTGCTGGAAGGGCTGGCCTTTAACCTCACCACCATCCAGAAGAAGGAGATACATGAGGGCTTTCATCATCTCCTCCTCTTGCTAAACCGCCCTGGTAGCCAGGTGCAGCTGAGCATGGGGAACACCCTGTTCATGGACAAACACCTGAAGccaacaaaaacatttctgaaggaCGTCCAAAAACTGTACAGAGGAAAAGTGGTTTCTAGTAGCTTCCAGAATTCCACTGAAGCTAAAAAAGAGATCAACGATTATGTAAAGAATAAAACCCATGGGTATATAAACCAAATACTTGAGGACCTTGATCCCAACACTCTGATGGTAATTGTTAACtacatttatttcaaaggtAAGTTGCATAGATGCTACTTACTGCATCTGTTTAGTGCTGTTTCACCCGCACTAAAACAAGTACACAAGTTATTTCTGAACAATTTTTAAGCGAATGTGTTTAGATGAGACTATTATGAAAAAAAGCTTGAAGTTTTCAACTTTGAAACCTCCTCCACAGAGGTTTCTAGCATATATTTAGACTTCTAAGCATAGAAGTTCATGTACTTGCAATATTCAGGTCCAGGGAATTGCCAGAGCACAACAGGTTCGTGCATTGTTAAATTTTCCTGTCTATCTACTTTATTTCATCTActtattactttaaaaattaaaatgtttacaCATTGGATGCACAAAGTAGAAAACTAAATTCTGAAGATGATGATTAACAAAGATTGCCAAAAACTTTCATTTACTTACAGTCCATGACCATTAAATGGGTAGGTACCTCTGGAGTTGGAGTCCAAATGTTCTGCACCTTGTCATCATATTACACATATCCCAAGAGATATTTGAATGTATTGCTTTGGCAACGACTAATTTCTTCTTAGGTGTTCATTTCCAGCAGCATGTAGGACATACATGGAATTTCCCACCTAGAAAggaatatttggaaaatatttggaCATTATGAACTttcaagaaaacagattttatttcaaatactttaTTAAATTTGGGTGCCCTAGTCTCAGGTGCCATAGTCTGAGTACCATACCAGAGcatatttcttttctggagAGCAAGGGGAAAGGCTTAAACTTATAAAGTAACCAGAATACTGTGGAGTTTACAtaccattattattttttcaaactagGCTATTTCTAtccaacattaaaaaaaaaaacaaaaaaaccataCTTACAGAATGGCAAGCTGCAATCCTTGTCTATTTGTTTAGTGAATGAACTGttttaatacagaataaaatatcaTAGAAAATTCAATTGAATAAACattaagagaaaattattttgaagactAAATACCTTGAGGCCCTATTCCATTTACCATACTGCAGTTACGTTCAGGTCCAAAAGTTTGTGTTTCTCTAGCATGTAAGCTTTTCCTTAGTGCTACAagatgaaaaacataaaaaagcaTGTGAGGAGCTTAACATGCCACATTTTAAAGGTCAGACATCTGCTGTGAAATTCGCTTTACGAGCCATATTAAGAAAACAGATAGCAAATCACTGGATTCTGgtcagttttcatttgctttaaataaaacatgaggTAATATGATGAAGTTACTTCATCTAATTTATCTGACTTAGATGTTGCACAAGTCCATACAAAATTTAACCTGGGACATTTAATTGTTATGGAACACAGTACAGCAAAGATGACAGAGAATAAGGTCTTTAATAAACTTGGAATAATTTCTATCTTCAAGTATAAGTGTAAATCTTCAGATATGGGTTTATTTCTTGTACATTAGTCTGGACTATATTAATATATCCTCATTGAACTAAGTATTCAATtccattctttctcttttggttttaagCCTACTGGGAAAATCCTTTCAATATTAAGGGGACCCACAAGGACTATTTCCATGTGAATGCAAAGACCTCAGCTGAAGTGGAGATGATGGTTCGAGATGGATTTTATAAAGCATACTCTGACAGGAAGCTGTCTTGCAAGGTGGTACAGATTCCTTACAAGGGAGATGTTGCAGCTTTGTTTATCCTGCccaataaaggaaaaatgaaacagttgGAACATGCCCTGACAAAAAAAACTGTTTCTAAATGGGAAAGATCTCTTCAAAGATGGTAAATATAGAATTTTGATTTGATGATTTGAGGTAGTCAGAATCCAAAGTCTGAATGCTAAGGTCTTACAGCTACtatcttctatttttaatggGATGTTTAAACAATGGAATAAGTATGAAGGGTCAGACCAAATGATTTGATACTTTCAGCAAAAATTAGAATCAATATTGCCTTGTGATGAGAGAAGAGATCTCTGAGGTGggaaatttaattctttttccccCATACATTTTCTAATTGCTACTAATTGTCTCCATTTCCCTTGTctcaagcaaaatattttaagagtgGTAATACTTTGACATAGCAGTCAGATCCCTCAGAGGGAATGGGGTGTGAATTCCAAAAGCAGAACCTTCAAGGTTAGAAAAAGAATGCAAACCTTGTCCCAGAAATGCTGGCAGCACTACTGCCTACTGTCTCATAAAGTGACTGTGTTGCAGAATCATGCAAGAAACATGAActgatttctttctccttccataCATTCCTGTCCTCCAGACCAGCATCTTCccatcttcttttttcttgccatGTTTTTTAGATGAAAGGACTAGCATTTTAGCACAGAAGAATCACCAGCAAGCTGGGAATCTTCAGTCCAAGGCATGCTCTGATTGCAATAACTaccatattttcttttgaattaaCAGGAGGATGGAATTGCATATTCCAAAACTATCAATTTCAGGCACCTATGACTTAAAGAAGATCTTAATGAACCTGGGTGTAACTGATGTGTTTTCTGATCAGGCTGATTTGTCTGGAATCACAGGAAACCCTGATGTGAAGGTTTCAAAAGTAAGTGTGTCAGCAGAAACAACCACCTGTGGATTCCTGAACAGCCAATTGCCTTATCCTAAGGTCACCAGTGAAATTTTACTTATTGCTAGGGCTGGCTAATAATGTGAAATAGAACATTTAGCTGATAAAGTCTCCTTAAACCCCCTCAGACTTGTCCAAGATCTGGAGATaaggatattttcttttgtctgacAGGCAAAGGTGGAGGGTGGATGGAGGGGTGGGTTTAGCATTTaaccaggaaaataaacacagcataTTTTCTGCATGTATAAGAAGAGCCTATGGGTAACTGTGTCGTGGATGTCTTGCATCCGCATATCCACAAAAAAAGTGGCCTTTTTCTAACATGCATTCTataattttaaaggatttaaaaacTGCTCTTACCATTGAAGGCTCTGTTGAGTGCTAACAATGTAAAATGGACCAGACTTAAGGAAAACATCCCATTTagtgaaaataatgtgaagACTAGCATTTTTACAGCCATTCTGAAAACAGGACTTAAATTTTCTAACATTTTGGGGctagaaaaagattaaaaatatccAACAAAAAATTTGGTATCAAGGTTGAATTTCTACCTGGCTAAACTGTAATGCAGGTGCTGTTAAGAATACACACAGAGCAGTTCTGGAGccccatt from Corvus cornix cornix isolate S_Up_H32 chromosome 5, ASM73873v5, whole genome shotgun sequence encodes:
- the LOC104688718 gene encoding alpha-1-antitrypsin-like, with translation MMRATLLLCLLVAMLHLNAHSLTQTDHHAAQPEATDPQEQHSHERDPLKSCQRIVPSNTDFAFQFYRQANTQEAGKNIFFSPVSISAAFALLALGSRGTSQAQVLEGLAFNLTTIQKKEIHEGFHHLLLLLNRPGSQVQLSMGNTLFMDKHLKPTKTFLKDVQKLYRGKVVSSSFQNSTEAKKEINDYVKNKTHGYINQILEDLDPNTLMVIVNYIYFKAYWENPFNIKGTHKDYFHVNAKTSAEVEMMVRDGFYKAYSDRKLSCKVVQIPYKGDVAALFILPNKGKMKQLEHALTKKTVSKWERSLQRWRMELHIPKLSISGTYDLKKILMNLGVTDVFSDQADLSGITGNPDVKVSKATHKALLKIHENGTEAAATSSIDFLPHSAPPIVKFNHPFLLLIVDQYTQSILFMGKIVNPTEK